In one Micromonospora polyrhachis genomic region, the following are encoded:
- the rph gene encoding rifamycin-inactivating phosphotransferase has protein sequence MARYVLELETIDQQQIALVGGKCAHLGDLSRIEGIRVPPGFCVTTDAFQRVLAEAPSINDQIDRLSRLKPDEQEKISALGAVLRRTLQTVTIPDDLAAAITRPLARLGEQAAYAVRSSATAEDLPTASFAGQHDTYLNVVGPAAVLEHVRRCWASLFATRAITYRLRNGVDHRKVHMAVVVQRMVLPQTAGIMFTADPVTSNRKVSSIEASFGLGDALVSGLVNADIYKVRDGEIVTRTVGTKRLAIHAVPEGGTRQRAIDPEHQDQPALTDPEVLRLAQLGRQIEAHFGHPQDIEWCLSDDEFQIVQSRPITTLFPIPAANDHENHVYVSVGHQQMMTDAMKPLGLSVWHLTTPAPMYEAGGRLFVDVARGLASPATRAALLKALGRSDPLIGDALQAIIDREDFIPALPDDHPTGAPIGGPPEPIDTDPAIVTAMIERSQESLAVLKCDIQTKSGVALLDFIQTDIRELQRILFDPESGRAIMAAMDATWWLNEQLQAWLGEKNAADTLTQSVPHNVTSEMGLALLDVADVIRPYPDVVAFLRQVEDDDFLAELPAQKGGQEAYDAIQAYLDKYGMRCVGEIDITQPRWSERPRTLVPMLLSNIKNFEPGAHERLFEQGRQEAWKKEQELLARLRTVPDGERKASETKQMIDRVRTFIGYREYPKYHMVSRYLVYKQALLKEAKHLVEVHVLQDREDIFFLTFQELHDVMRTKQVDDQLIRERKDAFVSYQALTPPRVLTSEGEVVTGTYRRTDLPPDALVGLPVSAGTVEGRARVVLDMAEADLEPGDILVTAFTDPSWTPVFVAIEGLVTEVGGLMTHGAVVAREYGLPAVVGVEQATRLIRDGQRIRVHGTDGYVEILS, from the coding sequence GTGGCCCGCTACGTCCTGGAACTGGAGACGATCGACCAGCAACAAATCGCACTCGTCGGGGGCAAGTGCGCGCACCTGGGGGACCTTTCGCGGATCGAGGGCATCCGGGTGCCGCCTGGCTTCTGCGTGACGACCGACGCCTTCCAACGGGTCCTGGCGGAGGCTCCCTCGATCAACGACCAGATCGATCGGCTGTCCCGCCTCAAGCCGGACGAGCAGGAGAAAATCTCTGCGCTCGGCGCGGTACTCCGCCGGACGCTCCAGACAGTCACCATTCCGGACGACCTCGCTGCGGCGATCACCCGCCCGCTGGCCCGACTCGGCGAGCAGGCCGCCTACGCCGTTCGATCCAGCGCCACGGCGGAGGACCTGCCGACGGCCTCCTTCGCCGGCCAGCACGACACGTACCTCAACGTCGTGGGGCCGGCGGCGGTCCTTGAGCACGTCCGTCGGTGCTGGGCCTCGCTGTTCGCCACGCGAGCCATCACCTATCGCCTGCGCAACGGCGTCGACCACCGTAAGGTCCACATGGCCGTCGTAGTGCAGCGAATGGTCCTTCCGCAGACGGCCGGAATCATGTTCACCGCCGACCCCGTCACCTCCAACCGGAAGGTCTCCTCCATAGAGGCCAGCTTCGGTCTTGGCGACGCCCTGGTCTCGGGTCTGGTGAACGCGGACATCTACAAGGTGCGCGATGGCGAGATCGTCACCAGGACGGTCGGCACCAAGCGACTCGCCATCCACGCCGTACCGGAAGGCGGGACCCGACAACGGGCGATCGACCCGGAGCACCAGGACCAGCCGGCGCTGACGGACCCGGAGGTCCTACGGCTGGCGCAACTGGGCCGGCAGATCGAAGCCCACTTCGGCCACCCCCAGGACATCGAGTGGTGCCTGAGCGACGACGAGTTCCAGATCGTCCAGAGTCGCCCGATCACCACGTTGTTTCCCATCCCCGCAGCCAACGACCACGAGAACCACGTCTACGTCTCCGTCGGTCACCAGCAGATGATGACCGACGCGATGAAGCCGCTGGGCCTCTCCGTATGGCACCTGACAACCCCGGCCCCCATGTACGAGGCCGGCGGGAGACTCTTCGTCGACGTGGCCCGAGGTCTGGCTTCACCCGCGACTCGTGCCGCCCTGCTGAAGGCCCTGGGAAGGTCGGATCCGCTGATCGGCGACGCGCTACAGGCCATCATCGACCGTGAGGACTTCATCCCGGCGCTGCCGGACGACCATCCGACCGGCGCTCCGATCGGCGGCCCACCAGAGCCGATCGATACCGATCCCGCCATCGTCACCGCCATGATCGAGCGCAGCCAGGAATCGCTCGCCGTCCTGAAGTGCGACATCCAGACGAAGTCCGGCGTAGCGCTGTTGGACTTCATCCAGACGGATATCCGGGAACTGCAACGCATCCTGTTCGATCCAGAAAGCGGCCGAGCGATCATGGCAGCGATGGACGCCACGTGGTGGCTCAACGAGCAACTGCAGGCGTGGCTGGGCGAGAAGAACGCGGCCGACACGCTCACGCAGTCCGTTCCCCACAATGTCACATCGGAGATGGGGCTGGCGCTACTGGACGTCGCGGATGTGATCCGTCCGTACCCGGACGTGGTGGCTTTCCTGCGGCAAGTCGAGGACGACGACTTCCTGGCCGAGCTACCCGCGCAGAAGGGCGGGCAGGAGGCGTACGACGCCATCCAGGCCTACCTCGACAAGTACGGCATGCGCTGCGTCGGTGAAATCGACATCACACAGCCACGGTGGAGCGAACGCCCCAGGACGCTCGTGCCGATGCTCCTCAGCAACATCAAGAACTTCGAGCCCGGTGCCCACGAACGGCTCTTCGAGCAAGGCCGGCAGGAGGCATGGAAGAAGGAGCAGGAGCTGTTGGCGCGCCTGCGGACCGTGCCCGACGGGGAACGGAAAGCCAGTGAGACGAAGCAGATGATCGACCGGGTCCGGACCTTCATCGGATACCGGGAGTACCCGAAATACCACATGGTCAGCCGCTACCTCGTCTACAAGCAGGCATTGTTGAAGGAGGCCAAGCACCTCGTGGAGGTCCACGTGCTCCAGGACAGGGAAGACATCTTCTTCCTCACGTTCCAGGAGCTGCACGACGTCATGCGTACGAAGCAGGTGGATGACCAGCTCATCCGCGAGCGCAAGGACGCGTTCGTGTCGTATCAGGCGCTCACACCGCCCCGGGTGCTCACGTCGGAGGGCGAGGTCGTCACCGGAACGTACCGGCGCACCGACCTGCCGCCCGACGCGCTGGTCGGACTACCCGTCTCCGCCGGGACCGTCGAGGGTCGGGCCCGCGTCGTCCTGGACATGGCCGAGGCCGATCTCGAACCCGGCGACATCCTGGTCACCGCCTTCACCGACCCCAGCTGGACCCCCGTGTTCGTCGCCATCGAGGGGCTGGTGACCGAGGTGGGTGGCCTCATGACCCACGGTGCGGTGGTCGCCCGGGAGTACGGCTTGCCGGCGGTCGTAGGAGTGGAGCAGGCGACCAGGCTGATCCGGGACGGGCAGCGGATCCGCGTGCACGGCACCGACGGATACGTCGAGATCCTGTCCTAG
- a CDS encoding TetR/AcrR family transcriptional regulator, giving the protein MSTTPAFRRLPRAVREQQMLDAAVRVFSRRGFHAASMDEIAEDAGISKPMVYAYLGTKEELFIACLHREGARMLETIAGAIGPDLPPDQRLWHGLQAFFGFVATYRDGWVVLYRQARGEPPFAGELAMMRARMAEVVAGMLKRTLHAEGREVRETDLEIQAYALVGASESLADWLADRPDADPDQLATRMVNIAWLGADQLLSGEVWHRPAEG; this is encoded by the coding sequence GTGTCGACCACTCCCGCCTTCCGGCGTCTGCCCCGAGCCGTACGCGAGCAGCAGATGCTCGACGCGGCGGTCCGGGTGTTCTCCCGACGCGGCTTCCATGCCGCCAGCATGGACGAGATCGCCGAGGACGCGGGCATCTCCAAGCCCATGGTCTACGCCTACCTGGGCACCAAGGAGGAGCTGTTCATCGCCTGCCTACATCGCGAAGGCGCCCGGATGCTGGAGACGATTGCCGGCGCGATCGGTCCCGACCTGCCCCCCGACCAGCGACTGTGGCACGGGTTGCAGGCGTTCTTCGGGTTCGTCGCGACCTACCGGGACGGCTGGGTGGTGCTCTACCGGCAGGCTAGGGGGGAGCCACCGTTCGCCGGAGAACTGGCCATGATGCGGGCCCGGATGGCCGAGGTGGTCGCCGGCATGCTGAAGCGGACACTGCACGCGGAAGGGCGCGAGGTCCGCGAGACAGACCTGGAGATCCAGGCGTACGCCTTGGTCGGGGCGAGTGAGTCGCTGGCCGACTGGCTCGCCGACCGACCCGACGCCGACCCGGATCAGCTCGCCACCCGCATGGTCAACATCGCCTGGCTCGGCGCAGACCAACTGCTCAGCGGCGAGGTCTGGCATCGCCCTGCCGAGGGCTAG
- a CDS encoding SCP2 sterol-binding domain-containing protein — protein MTEFDPANFSSVDPKQFAQIVKSTPDAKLAEVMQSDLRGKILSEVFDRMPTLFRADRAGSTNAVIHWIITGRPDGGSDTYEVVISNGTCTVPATPEQEPKLALTMGPVEFLKIVSGGANPVMMFMTGKLKAKGDLGLAANIANLFDIPKA, from the coding sequence ATGACTGAGTTCGATCCGGCCAACTTCTCCTCGGTCGACCCCAAGCAGTTCGCCCAGATCGTCAAGTCCACCCCGGATGCCAAGCTCGCCGAGGTGATGCAGAGCGACCTGCGCGGCAAGATCCTCAGCGAGGTGTTCGACCGGATGCCGACACTGTTCCGGGCCGACCGGGCCGGCTCCACCAACGCGGTCATCCACTGGATCATCACCGGCCGCCCCGACGGCGGCTCGGACACCTACGAGGTCGTCATCTCCAACGGCACCTGCACCGTTCCGGCGACCCCCGAGCAGGAGCCGAAGCTCGCCCTCACCATGGGTCCGGTCGAGTTCCTGAAGATCGTCTCCGGTGGCGCCAACCCGGTCATGATGTTCATGACCGGCAAGCTGAAGGCAAAGGGCGACCTGGGCCTCGCCGCCAACATCGCCAACCTGTTCGACATCCCCAAGGCCTGA